The following are encoded together in the Kribbella voronezhensis genome:
- a CDS encoding GroES family chaperonin codes for MTPRKRVDDDKLPIRMLHDRVLVALETEGERKSSAGILIPATAQMGRRLAWAKVVAVGANVRTVEVGDRVLFDPEDRAEVEVRGDDYVLLRERDLHAVAAGRLEDGQTGLYL; via the coding sequence GTGACTCCTCGCAAGCGGGTCGACGACGACAAACTGCCGATCCGGATGCTGCACGACCGGGTGCTGGTCGCCCTCGAGACCGAGGGCGAACGCAAGTCCTCGGCCGGCATCCTGATCCCGGCCACGGCGCAGATGGGCCGCCGGCTCGCCTGGGCGAAGGTGGTCGCCGTCGGCGCCAACGTCAGGACCGTCGAGGTCGGCGACCGGGTGCTGTTCGACCCGGAGGACCGCGCCGAGGTCGAGGTCCGCGGCGACGACTACGTCCTGCTGCGCGAGCGCGACCTGCACGCGGTCGCGGCCGGCCGCCTCGAGGACGGCCAGACCGGGCTGTACCTGTAG
- a CDS encoding DUF3618 domain-containing protein, giving the protein MSDTKARTAEQIEADIAATRARLASTVDELVDRAHPKNVARRQVEQAKAQVFDERGQLRTQKLVAVGGAAVGVIAVLLLIRRLVGRR; this is encoded by the coding sequence GTGTCGGACACGAAGGCTCGGACCGCCGAGCAGATCGAGGCGGACATCGCCGCCACCCGCGCGCGACTCGCCTCGACCGTGGACGAGTTGGTCGACCGGGCGCACCCGAAGAACGTCGCCAGGCGGCAGGTCGAGCAGGCCAAGGCGCAGGTGTTCGACGAGCGCGGTCAGCTGCGCACCCAGAAGCTGGTGGCGGTCGGTGGCGCGGCCGTCGGAGTCATCGCCGTCCTGCTGCTGATCCGCCGGCTGGTGGGTCGCCGGTGA
- a CDS encoding glucose 1-dehydrogenase: MRAMTVVPGKANSASLGEVSEPPLSDGSILVEGVLAGICGTDHEMVAGEFGTGRPGADRLVIGHESLGRVLEAPPGAGVSAGDLVMGIVRRPDPAPCPACARGEWDFCRNGRYTERGIKEMDGYGAERWRIDPYYAVPVPAELGLLGVLVEPASILTKAWDQIDQVGDRSWFGPEHVLVTGAGPIGLLAALIAAQRGHTVHVLDRATDGPKPQLVRDLGGQYLTDLAELDVTPDVVIEATGAGQLVVDCANLLPPAGVMCLTGISPGPSSIDVRMDALIRQLVVRNAVLVGSVNAAKRHCADAVDVLRAADPDWLERLVTRTVPLSDWPSALIREPDDIKVVVDLQA, translated from the coding sequence ATGCGGGCAATGACGGTCGTACCGGGCAAGGCGAACTCTGCTTCTCTCGGAGAGGTCTCCGAACCGCCGCTCAGCGACGGCTCGATCCTGGTCGAGGGTGTGCTGGCCGGGATCTGCGGCACCGACCACGAGATGGTCGCCGGCGAGTTCGGTACCGGCCGACCCGGCGCGGACCGGCTCGTGATCGGCCACGAGTCGCTCGGCCGCGTCCTGGAGGCGCCGCCGGGTGCCGGCGTCAGCGCCGGCGATCTGGTGATGGGAATCGTCCGCCGCCCCGATCCGGCCCCGTGCCCGGCCTGTGCACGCGGCGAGTGGGACTTCTGCCGCAACGGCCGCTACACCGAACGCGGCATCAAGGAGATGGACGGGTACGGTGCGGAACGCTGGCGCATCGACCCGTACTACGCGGTGCCGGTGCCCGCGGAGCTAGGCCTGCTCGGCGTACTCGTGGAGCCGGCCAGCATCCTGACCAAGGCATGGGACCAGATCGACCAGGTCGGCGACCGCTCGTGGTTTGGGCCCGAACACGTGCTCGTCACCGGGGCCGGACCGATCGGCCTGCTGGCTGCGCTGATCGCTGCCCAGCGCGGCCATACCGTCCATGTACTCGACCGGGCGACCGATGGGCCGAAGCCGCAGTTGGTGCGGGACCTGGGTGGGCAGTATCTGACCGATCTGGCAGAGCTGGACGTCACTCCCGATGTGGTGATCGAGGCGACCGGCGCGGGACAGTTGGTGGTGGACTGCGCCAACCTGCTGCCACCGGCCGGAGTCATGTGCCTCACCGGCATCTCGCCCGGGCCGTCGTCGATCGACGTACGGATGGATGCGTTGATCCGGCAGTTGGTGGTCCGCAACGCGGTCCTGGTCGGATCGGTGAACGCGGCCAAACGACACTGTGCCGACGCGGTGGACGTCCTGCGGGCGGCGGATCCGGACTGGCTCGAACGCCTGGTCACCCGGACCGTTCCGCTGTCGGACTGGCCGTCCGCGCTGATCCGCGAGCCCGACGACATCAAGGTGGTCGTGGACCTGCAGGCCTGA
- the bcp gene encoding thioredoxin-dependent thiol peroxidase, which yields MSERLTVGDTAPDFTLPDADGNDVSLAGLRGKNVIVYFYPAAMTPGCTKQACDFRDSLDSLAAHGYTVLGISPDKPAKLAKFRERDGVTFPLLSDPDKTVLTAYGAFGEKTMYGKKVTGVIRSTFVVDPDGKIAVAQYNVKATGHVAKLRRDLGL from the coding sequence ATGTCCGAGCGTCTGACCGTCGGCGACACCGCACCCGACTTCACCCTCCCCGACGCCGACGGCAACGACGTCTCGCTGGCCGGCCTGCGCGGCAAGAACGTGATCGTCTACTTCTACCCAGCCGCGATGACGCCCGGGTGCACGAAGCAGGCCTGCGACTTCCGCGACTCGCTCGACTCCCTCGCGGCGCACGGGTACACCGTGCTCGGGATCTCCCCGGACAAGCCCGCCAAGCTGGCCAAGTTCCGCGAGCGCGACGGCGTCACCTTCCCGTTGCTGAGCGACCCGGACAAGACCGTGCTGACGGCGTACGGCGCCTTCGGCGAGAAGACCATGTACGGCAAGAAGGTGACCGGCGTGATCCGGTCGACCTTCGTGGTCGACCCGGACGGCAAGATCGCGGTCGCGCAGTACAACGTGAAGGCCACCGGCCACGTCGCCAAACTCCGTCGCGATCTCGGGCTCTGA
- a CDS encoding substrate-binding domain-containing protein produces MTKSNNNRRPVYLTAVGLLVLSLGAVFVVRSFGSESGADGFLGGGSCDDPTQIQLHTTPEIQPQLEAAAKSLAAKKDKDAPCLQFTISPVKSSVDARTIANKGDSTPDLWVPDSSAWIPQADDGDSIPTIVVPSIATSPLVLVGRNENFANISSWLGAFGTTKPALLDPGSESAGLLALLAVGSERSKTSATDSLVSSVMVPLAQRLGSMAKPFTDVDGVFGRAAAENSQVVVPASEQAFVKYQDEHPDAELKAVVPQTGTLVFDYPIAVTSKADNNQVITEAAKSLAAEMLTDAADQARDDAGFRDGLLSPLTGGRGVGDIIQLTKPTPSAVDKALLDWTRLSLTAHSLAVIDVSGSMNEKVGDKTRMQLTIAAAQQGLGLFPDNAALGLWTFSTNIGPSHAAYRQLVPIRKLNKAQRNTIIATLQQQKAIPNGGTGLYETAIAAVRAVKENFDSSAVNAVMIFTDGKNDDPNGLTLTQAIRQLESLRDPARPVRIIALGMGPDVDGNELGQLAAATGGLSYVARNPGDLQGVFINALQSR; encoded by the coding sequence GTGACGAAAAGTAACAACAACCGTCGTCCGGTTTATCTGACCGCCGTCGGCCTACTGGTGCTGTCTTTGGGCGCCGTGTTTGTGGTCCGCTCCTTCGGATCGGAATCGGGTGCCGACGGGTTCCTGGGCGGTGGGTCGTGCGACGACCCGACCCAGATCCAGTTGCACACCACGCCCGAGATCCAGCCCCAACTGGAGGCAGCGGCCAAGTCGCTGGCCGCCAAGAAGGACAAGGACGCGCCCTGTCTGCAGTTCACGATCAGCCCGGTCAAGTCTTCGGTCGATGCGCGGACCATCGCCAACAAGGGTGACAGCACGCCCGACCTGTGGGTACCGGACTCGTCCGCATGGATCCCCCAGGCCGACGACGGCGACTCCATCCCGACCATCGTGGTCCCGTCCATCGCCACCTCACCTCTGGTCCTGGTCGGACGGAACGAGAACTTCGCCAACATCTCGTCCTGGCTGGGCGCCTTCGGGACCACCAAGCCGGCCCTGCTCGACCCGGGCAGTGAGTCGGCCGGCCTGCTCGCCTTGCTGGCAGTCGGTTCCGAACGGTCCAAGACGTCGGCCACCGACAGTCTGGTGTCCTCCGTGATGGTCCCGCTCGCCCAGCGGCTGGGTTCGATGGCCAAACCGTTCACCGACGTCGACGGCGTGTTCGGCCGGGCTGCCGCGGAGAACAGCCAGGTCGTCGTACCGGCCTCGGAGCAGGCGTTCGTCAAGTACCAGGATGAGCACCCGGACGCCGAACTGAAGGCCGTCGTACCGCAGACCGGGACGCTGGTGTTCGACTACCCGATCGCGGTGACCAGCAAGGCCGACAACAACCAGGTCATCACCGAGGCGGCCAAGTCGCTCGCCGCGGAGATGCTGACGGATGCGGCCGACCAGGCCCGGGACGACGCCGGCTTCCGTGACGGGCTGCTCAGCCCGCTCACCGGCGGCCGGGGTGTCGGCGACATCATCCAGCTCACCAAGCCGACGCCCAGCGCGGTCGACAAGGCACTGCTGGACTGGACCCGGCTGTCGCTGACGGCGCACTCGCTGGCCGTGATCGACGTGTCCGGCTCGATGAACGAGAAGGTCGGCGACAAGACCCGGATGCAGCTCACCATCGCTGCCGCCCAACAGGGTCTCGGGCTGTTCCCGGACAACGCGGCGCTCGGGTTGTGGACGTTCTCGACCAACATCGGCCCGTCGCATGCCGCCTATCGGCAACTGGTCCCGATCCGGAAGCTGAACAAGGCGCAACGGAACACGATCATCGCCACCCTGCAGCAGCAGAAGGCGATTCCCAACGGTGGCACCGGACTGTACGAGACGGCGATCGCCGCGGTCCGCGCCGTGAAGGAGAACTTCGACTCCAGTGCCGTCAACGCCGTCATGATCTTCACCGACGGCAAGAACGACGATCCGAACGGACTGACCCTGACCCAGGCGATCCGCCAACTGGAGAGCCTGCGCGACCCGGCCCGCCCGGTCCGGATCATCGCGCTCGGCATGGGGCCTGACGTGGACGGCAACGAGCTCGGCCAGCTGGCCGCGGCCACCGGCGGTCTCAGCTACGTTGCCCGCAACCCCGGCGACCTGCAAGGCGTGTTCATCAACGCGCTGCAGAGTCGCTGA
- the rdgB gene encoding RdgB/HAM1 family non-canonical purine NTP pyrophosphatase → MSKVLLASNNQKKLEELRRILTPIVPGIEVLGLADVTPYEEPPETEPTFEGNALLKAHAALAATGLPSIADDSGICVDALNGMPGVLSARWSGPLKDNHANNLLLLGQLEDVPDERRGASFVAAIAFCRPGAEDEIVRGEMRGSVIRELRGTGGFGYDVLFQAEGYDRTTAELSIEEKDAISHRGKALRALAPIVAKALGA, encoded by the coding sequence GTGAGCAAGGTGCTACTGGCATCGAACAACCAGAAGAAGCTCGAGGAGTTGCGCCGCATCCTCACCCCGATCGTGCCCGGCATCGAGGTGCTCGGGCTCGCCGACGTCACGCCGTACGAGGAACCGCCCGAGACGGAGCCGACGTTCGAGGGCAACGCTCTGCTCAAGGCGCACGCCGCACTCGCTGCGACCGGGCTGCCGTCGATCGCCGACGACAGCGGAATCTGCGTCGACGCGCTGAACGGGATGCCCGGCGTACTGTCGGCCCGCTGGTCCGGTCCGTTGAAGGACAACCACGCGAACAACCTCCTGCTCCTCGGGCAGCTGGAAGATGTCCCGGACGAACGCCGCGGCGCCTCCTTCGTCGCGGCCATCGCGTTCTGCCGGCCGGGTGCCGAGGACGAGATCGTTCGCGGCGAGATGCGCGGCTCGGTGATCCGCGAACTGCGCGGTACCGGCGGTTTCGGGTACGACGTGCTGTTCCAGGCCGAGGGCTACGACCGGACCACGGCCGAGCTGTCGATCGAGGAGAAGGACGCCATCAGTCACCGGGGCAAGGCGCTGCGGGCGCTGGCCCCGATCGTCGCCAAAGCACTGGGAGCCTGA
- the rph gene encoding ribonuclease PH gives MARIDGRTPDQLRPVTLTRKWLDHAEGSVLVEFGKTRVLCAASVTEGVPRWRKGSGLGWVSAEYAMLPRSTNTRSDRESVKGRIGGRTHEISRLIGRSLRAVIDYKALGENTILLDCDVLQADGGTRTAAITGAYVALADAVSFLRDRKALKGEPLTGSVSAVSVGIIDGAPMLDLCYEEDVRAETDMNLVLTGDGKFIEVQGTAEGAPFDRAELDALLELGSAGCAELTKLQQEALA, from the coding sequence ATGGCTCGTATCGATGGACGTACACCTGATCAGCTCCGGCCGGTGACCCTGACCCGGAAGTGGCTCGACCATGCCGAGGGGTCGGTGCTGGTCGAGTTCGGCAAGACCCGGGTGCTGTGTGCGGCCAGCGTCACCGAGGGTGTACCGCGCTGGCGCAAGGGTTCGGGGCTGGGCTGGGTGAGCGCGGAGTACGCGATGCTGCCGCGGTCGACCAACACCCGCTCGGACCGTGAGTCGGTGAAGGGCCGGATCGGCGGCCGTACGCACGAGATCTCCCGGCTGATCGGCCGGTCCCTGCGCGCCGTGATCGACTACAAGGCGCTCGGTGAGAACACGATCCTGCTCGACTGCGACGTACTGCAGGCCGACGGCGGCACCCGGACGGCGGCGATCACCGGCGCGTACGTCGCGCTCGCGGACGCCGTGTCGTTCCTGCGCGACCGCAAGGCGCTGAAGGGCGAACCGTTGACGGGCTCGGTCTCCGCGGTGTCCGTCGGGATCATCGACGGCGCCCCGATGCTCGACCTCTGCTACGAAGAGGACGTCCGGGCCGAGACCGACATGAACCTGGTGCTCACCGGCGACGGCAAGTTCATCGAGGTGCAGGGTACGGCCGAAGGCGCGCCGTTCGATCGCGCCGAACTCGACGCGTTGCTCGAGCTCGGTTCGGCCGGGTGCGCCGAGCTCACCAAGCTGCAGCAGGAGGCGCTCGCGTGA